One window from the genome of Diabrotica virgifera virgifera chromosome 6, PGI_DIABVI_V3a encodes:
- the LOC126886979 gene encoding uncharacterized protein LOC126886979 isoform X2, which produces MKLCLIHKKPLIHRPLPASGVGVLKIKEEILSDEDFNYRKNYNAQIPDDHPLHRDDLIWARYIDQVTWSYWMDIKTTLWNDIAVYHYYELNYLV; this is translated from the exons ATGAAACTATGCCTGATTCATAAAAAG ccCTTAATCCATCGACCATTACCAGCTTCTGGTGTGGGTGTACTTAAAATTAAAGAAGAGATTTTGTCCGATGAAGATTTTAATTATAGAAAAAATTACAATGCCCAAATACCAGATGACCATCCACTACACAGAGACGACTTAATTTGGGCCCGGTACATTGATCAGGTGACGTGGTCGTATTGGATGGATATTAAAACAACCTTATGGAACGACATAGCTGTGTATCACTATTATGaattaaactatcttgtataa